ACATCTTGATGCCGAAGAACGGAACTCATCAGAACGCTATAAAATAATAGCgaagtgacagctccttgaggtacaccacgTGGTTGTTTATGTATACTCGAAGTTTCGAAAGCCTCACAGAGCAGTAAAATTTCCTCCCAATTACAAATTCACACATCCAGTTTACAAGATAAGTTGAAAACTCTAAATTTCGTAATATATCCAATAAATTACGTATTCTACACTATCGTTGGCTTTGGAAATGTGTTACTGTCACAATAGCACCTATCTGCCTCTGACGCCGTGCGaattttattctactttctaAGTCCACGTAAACATTCCAGATTGGACATGACAGTCGGAATCCAATTTAGCACGGACTAAGCAAGTCTTTGTTCTTTACAAATTTAATCAGACGGGCATATAGGATTCTTTTAATTAATATCACTAAATTTGAGGTTAGCGTGACTGGTCTAATGTTGTGTATTGTGTATCCTTCCTCATGATTTTTTAAGAATTGGGATTATCTTAGCAATTTCCGCACGCAGACGGAATTCATGGAAACCTAACTGAGTGATTTATAACAGCTAAAAAGGTCATCAGGAGCTTCCTTAAATAAATCTTTGATCATGGCGGAGGTTACCCAATTTGCGCCGGGAGATGAATCTGGAATCCGCGCtttcagccaattctaacatAGTAACTTCTGTAATATCATCTGATGCACTTCGTAAGCTACAACAATTTGCCAGAACTATAGAAAATCTAATGTCTAATCCCGTCGCGATTTCTTCTAGTGATTGGTTCATCTCATCACTGCTTAAAACTATAGAGTCAATATTGACTGGACGCGGAAGAACCTTTCTACTACGGAGAAAACTGAACAACGCACGTTTATTTTGACTGTTAGATAGGAAATCAAAGTGCTTGCAGTCGTATTCGTCTTTGGCTTTTGAAACTGTATATTTAAAGACGTCTCGGAAAAATTTATAATTGCTCCAATTTTTGGGACTCTAGctatgtaatattttttttccaaGTGGCTTTTCTCTTTATGTAATCACGAgcgcattcttcattccaccaagcgCTGTATGAGTTTCTTTTATTCAGTCGAATCTCAAATTCAGATTTTTCAAAAGAAGTTTCCTAAGCGGAAGAGACAATCCTCAGTACAGGGCCTTTAAGAGATGCCACCGCTAGTGAGCCTGCTTACTCGTTTAAAGTCAGTCCCATGTGTCCTGGTACCCATACCAAACGGATAAGGCGTAAATGTTGGGGGATAGATGAATAAAATTCTCACAGGTGGTCAGGTGAAATTctcacaggtctggtctcgccgCTTTTTCGTCGTCTCATGCTGGCTGGTCTTGGTTAACATTTCGGTGTTGCTACCGCACTCCTCCGTTTCACGATTCTTTCGCGGTGTTTCCCGCAGTTATACCAAACACAGCGGCATACCACGACGAAACAGCAGGTGATTAGTaggaaatgcttacgcatcgtTTAAATAACTCCCTCAGGAGATTCTGCGCGTAATTTTTTCCAGACGTAGAGACCCTAGAGACACTCAAACTGGCAATCCGACGAAAGTAAACAAATGTTTCGCGAAAGACGGAAGCAAAACATCGGCGGCGAGGCGAAAACGTGCACAGACGGGCGGCACGGGCGCACAGCCGGCGGGCTAGAAGTACAGCCACTGTAAACGGTATGGAAGCACGCTTCGCAGACGACGACTTCACTTGCTCCCTTCGTCACTTGATCTCCCGCCGCCACCCTCGTAGTCTGCTGCTCGTGAAGAGATGGAGAAGCTTTCTTCGCTCTTCCACCCGACCGCGCGCAGCTTCCCGCTGCGGGGCGCCTTGCCAGCCAGCTTCGCGCTCGACGAAATTCACCAGCAGACTGCGCGCGGGCACGGCGGAAAGAGGGAAAGCGGTGCGTCGACTCGGAGAAAATTCGCCACGCCGAAAATCGTCCGGCAACCGTGAAACCAGCCTTTTCGTCTGGCCGAAAGTACATCCAAGCCATCAAGCGACCGCCGCTAAGGTCCTGCCTGGCTTTGCGAATGGCGAACCAAGTACTCACGAGAGAAGGATGGGGAGGGAGTCCAAATCACAGGGGTTTTGACGGACGCGATGGCAGCGCGAACGGAAGCAGCAGGTCGCAGCCCTCTCTtccaattaaaaagaaaaaaagaaatgaaaagaaaagaaggaagaagacggaTAATAAAGAGACGTCGACAGACATAAGTACAGaggtttagtttaggggacggaagcggcttgcgtacgcaagaactaggggcgacagtactgcgcatgcgtagaccgctacgtctacttgcgtccctGGGTTGTTGGGAGCCCCTAATCgtagcgacggctctaacctagcaccaaactgggttcgattcgtggtaacgcgtgaagttcgcaagctaagTGACTGCGGCTATCGCTtcctctcaactagcgtgtgttatgaagactgattcattagacgccactGATTTCGAATTCGATTGTGCATATTATGGCTCGTAAGCCTAACACGGTTAGCTTCGCTGGTGAAGGCAGGTAAGGCTGGTTACTGAAAACTAAGCGCAGCTACTTGTTTGCTGCTAATACAATAACCTCTAAAttctctaaattgtaattaaacgatAAAACACGACATACAAAATTACTATTCTTATCGTagaatggtatattttatttaattatttctaatagcatTTCTTTGACGCTGTAGTggtgctgtcagcgcaagacgttATCCCCAAACGCAAAgctctattctaaaactcttcactcctgtgTGCCCCAACGCagacacccgcaaagctctttggggccccaaactattgggcccccaattctaaaactctctattgaatCGTGTCGGCACCCCCAGCAAGTAATGGAAACTGGTTAAAAATAGCCAACGTCAGAAACAGTGCCCGTCGGCTTGCCGTTGAGATGCCTGCTAAAGTCCACCCACCTTCCCTTCCCAAAACCATATAAAGCTTGCGCATGGCGCAGAGTATTTGGCAATAAGTAAGAAATACACGGCATGGCGTGAGCATGCGCAAAACAAGACAAGCGCGACGACTCGGCAGGTCAGCACAGCAGAAGGGGCAGCGCACCGATCGCCTCTAAATGCCAGCGACCGGGAAAGGAGCGTTGCCTGCCGCACCCGGGGTCGTCGGCAGCGTATCGATTGCGCCGGCGTCGGGCGCGACAGCGAGCGGACGCAGGCGCACGCACCCTGACCCCGCGGCGCCAGTGGCCGGGTGCCCTTTCGGACGCGTAGCCGTGGTCCACGCCCATCCCAGACTGCACGTCCTCCTCTCCACCTTTTCTCTGAACAACACACGCCCTATGCCGCCTCGTTGTTGAGCGCAGGTGCGGGTTCGTGGAAACGGAACACTCCGAATGACATTTGTTCCTCTCATTTCCTTGAACGCCTGTACCACGTTTTATCGCACCGTTTTATCGCGTgaaaatgaaaaaacaaaaaacaaagaaagaatgcTTGCGATCTTCCAAAATACCGTTTAGCCTCGGTTTTTATAAATTTTACCTGTGCACGGCTCCAATGTTCCTCTATCTTTTTTCTCCCCTCAAACTTTTCACAATAGGCAATAAAACTAGACAATCTTAAAAGCAATTTCCGTTCATTAGCAGTTGAATATTAAATGTTAACCGGGCAAAACAGAAATGTCTCTGTAATTTGACATGCACCGTAGGTAGCAATAATTCGCAAGCAGCTCTGCGTCGGTTTAGAGATACTCTTGCTGACGCAGGCACAATAAGAAAACTATTATGCACTGTTGTTGTACACACAGCAGACTGCCCCTGTATTGAAAAATATTTCGGGCTCGACATATCACAGGCCGGCTGGTGGGCGTTAGTCAGCACCGTTGCGACGTAACAGGACACTTGTCGCTACTTGAACAGCTTAAAGTCCTTGAAGAAACTCTGAACATCGGCTTTGGCATACGGTTTGGTCGCGAGACAGGTGGGGATGTTCTCTGGCTGCTCGGTCCACAGTTTGTGATCTATGCTGGCTGCCTGCAGCGCTTGAGATAGAGCGAGCAGCTTGGAGTCGGTCGGGGCCGCCAGTACCACCTTGTGCATGCCGTCCAGGTTTTCCGTATAAGCGATGGTGTTCGGGTCGTTTCCAAAGAGGTGCAGGGCCGCGGTGCAAGCATGACACGCCTGCGCTATTACAGCACCGAAGGGCCAGGAGAGTTCCGTGATCAGATCGCTTCTAACTACCACGTATTGCACGAGCACTCCGCCGCTTTTACTCAcgggcgccgccatcttgatGAAACGCTGCTGGATTCGGCTGGCTTCGGATAGCCTAGCGTCAGATCGTCTGAACGTGAGCGAACAGCGCCCGCAAGTCGACGCGGCTGCAGCGCCATCTCTACGGTGATCGGGAATCTATAACGAATACGGCAGCGAGCGGTCGTTTTAAATACGCCTAGATCGCCTTGGTTTGGCACGCGTTGAATGAAAGAACCTTGCTTTGGGTGAATTGACGACTTGCGGGAAacctgctgcgcatgcgcgaaagaagCCGGACAGCAGCGCCCTCAGTTTGGTTGGAAAGCAAACAGACGACTTTCCGCCGGACCACGTTGATCCGGCCGACTCGGGGGTTTCCGGGCTGCACGTTTCGGCACAATGCCAGCGCACTGCGTCGCGTATGGCTGTACTAATTACTTTTACGGCAAAGAGGCGGTGAAGTTTTTTAGATTTCCGTCAGCAAAACTGTATCCCGAGAAGCGAGATGCTTGGATTGCTGCGGTAAAAAGGAAGAATGAAGACGGTTCGTTGTGGCAACCGAACGAACATTCACGCATTTGCAGCGCGCATTTTATTGCAGGTAAGTGCTAAAACAAACTTGATAGACATGCGAAGAGTTTTGAGCAATGCATGCTGTTGAGCTAGGTAGTTTACTATGCTTCTAGCCAGCGTAAACAGAATCGATAAGGTGAAACGCGATCTGGCATGACCACCCGTACAGATGCTCCGCGTATCCGGGTCGTCCGTCTATGTCGCATTTCTCAGCCGTGTCCTTTTGCACTGGTTTCTGCAGTTATGATAGCTTTGCTGGTTTTGctaatattttgaaaaattccagGGCGGCCGTCAACTTTTAAGAATCATCCCGACTACGTGCCAAATATGTTCTGCTACAAGAGAACTCCGGGCCAGGCTGGTGCGGATCGGCACAGCCGTTGGCTGAAAAACCAAGGTGAATGCAAGGTTTCAGTTCGTGTGTACTTGTTCCGTTTTTATAGGTTGAAATAGGGATTGATGTGAGCTAGCAACCGCATACGCGCGACTGAGCGCGGCGAGTTTCAGAAGCCGCGCGGAACGCTGCAACAATACGTTTAAATGGAGAAGTAACGAGATTAGCGAAATTAAAGAACTGCAGACCTGTTAAAAATGAAAACGTACAGCTCGAAATTATTGTTTTGCTATGCGCTTCGCGGACATTTTACGCTAATCGAGTGAGCGTGAAGTGCTGCGTTGTAGTTCAGAAGCGACCTTGCAAGTTACCACTTTTTCGTTTTCGCGCTCAACGTCCTGGAGCAGCCTATCGAGTATGAGAAATACTGTAGTGAGGAGTGCTGGTTTAAAGCGTTTTTGACGTGTCCTCTTTTCGAACACTTGGACGCGCGTTGTTTCATCTTCATGGCAACGCGCCCGTTCATGTCGTGATTGAGCGCTTGTCTTTCGGACTACGGCAGACTTACCTTAAccattgagctaccgtggcggatTAGTACCCCTTATCGCACGAACAAGTGTTAGAGCTTTTCGACGGGAGCATGTAAGTACCATGTAGCTTGTGATAGGGATGTGCATGCTGTATTTGGTCTGAACCGCTGCAAAGCGGTGAGCACTGAGTGTGTACTTTTAACACAGCTTTGTGTTTGTTCACAACGGTGATGACAATGTGGATCATGGTCTTTGAATTTTTAGAGGCACCTGGCATTGTGGTTTCTCGTTTGTTTGTCTGTGCATGCTTAACCTGCTTTTTTGTACACTTTTTCTAAAGGCTTAGCTGATTTTCTCTAACCATCATGAAACTTCATTACAGGCGCTGTTTCTACAAAGCAGCAAGGTAGCAAGAACACAGCAAGTCAGCTCCCTGCCACACAGCAACCTACAGCCCCTTCGTTGAACCAAGGGAAGGCCAATAAAGGTACATATACATTAGACCGAAACAGCAAAAGGCTGTCATGGTATGCTCAGCGTTAGCATTATATTTACTAAGAGCACATAGCAAAAAAGCCTATAAGGTTGTAAAGGTTCTTCCTGTAGTGACTTCGACAAGTTATGGAAATGTTTTGGTATTCTTTCACTTCATCCTGCAGGTGCTGGCATGAATGAAAATACATCTGCAGCCCAGCCGGAGCTACTAACCACCACGCAACAGCCTGCATCCCCATCACCGGCACAAGGGGAAACCACTAAAGGTATTCGCTCACTATACCACGTCAGTATAAAGACATTTAGGTATATGTAGCATAGGTATTATGACTTGTAACCTGACATTAATGTTTCCTGTGCTGAGTTTACTTTAATCCACTCTGGAATTTGTCTCAGCATTATATAACACTGCACTTTATTTTCGACATCAACAAGAGTTTACTGCGAATAATACAGAAATACACCATCaaagatcatcatcagcctaactGCGCcgactgctgggcaaaggcctctcccatatttctccaataaCCTGATCGTGTGCTAGCTGCAGCCTTATCCTGGcaaccttcttaatctcatccacctaCCTAACATTCGACGTCCCCTGTTATGCTTGCCATGCCTTGGAATGAGTCCGTTACTCTTAATGCCCGTCGGCTATATTGCCTTCTTGGTTTCAACCAAGCCGTCATCAACACGGATTTGTTCCCCGACCCCTCCTGTTCTTttcttgtctcttaacattacacctataaTTCCTTTCCATAACTCACTGCAAAAATCACTGGCATGAAACTGCACTTTCAGCACTTtagtcccgttttttttttctgtagtggaCCTTGGCAAGCGTTATGCTTGGCTTTGAAACAAAGCTGGGTCCGTGATAATTTTCTAACCGGAGCGGAGTGAGCATGGGTTATTATAGGTCAACATTAGATTGGTTTCGTgcggtttaacgtcccaaatCGACTCAGTCCATGAGGGACACTGTAGTGGAGcgctctggaaattttgaccagctggggttctttaacgtgcaccgacaAAGCACAATACACGGGCcccttgcattttgcctccatcgaaatgtgaccaCCGCGGTATGACACTCTTAAGATTCCTGTGCCGTATGCAGTACAGCTATGGAAACAGTGGTTGTCAGCAGGCAACCAATATGTTCTATCACAGCACCTCTACTACCCGAGTGAAAGTGACAGTTTGTTTCCTTTTGCCATCATTTGCAGATACCAAGCCATTGCAGGCACCGCTGCCAGAATGCAGTTGTCAACAGTGCAGTTGTGGCAACGTGAGACGCATGGAGCGCACTCTCGGTGAACTGCAGAAACTTGCTATCCAGCTTCAGAACAGAAACCTAAGGCTTGAAAACAAGCTTGAAAGGGTAGAGTCAAGACTTCTCACAGTAAAAATACTGCGTGATCCAAGCAAATGCATGCATTACGTTGGACTTCCAAACATTGAAGTTTTCCAAATCTTACTGGACTACCTAAAACCCCTTGCTAGTGAAATGGCATACTGGGGTTCGAACCAGAAAGGCGGAAAGAACCTCCGTGGCCGTCGAAAAGATAGTGAATTGGAAAATGAGTTCTTTATGACATTGC
This Dermacentor albipictus isolate Rhodes 1998 colony chromosome 1, USDA_Dalb.pri_finalv2, whole genome shotgun sequence DNA region includes the following protein-coding sequences:
- the LOC135906701 gene encoding uncharacterized protein; its protein translation is MPAHCVAYGCTNYFYGKEAVKFFRFPSAKLYPEKRDAWIAAVKRKNEDGSLWQPNEHSRICSAHFIAGRPSTFKNHPDYVPNMFCYKRTPGQAGADRHSRWLKNQGAVSTKQQGSKNTASQLPATQQPTAPSLNQGKANKGAGMNENTSAAQPELLTTTQQPASPSPAQGETTKDTKPLQAPLPECSCQQCSCGNVRRMERTLGELQKLAIQLQNRNLRLENKLERVESRLLTVKILRDPSKCMHYVGLPNIEVFQILLDYLKPLASEMAYWGSNQKGGKNLRGRRKDSELENEFFMTLLRLRRGIGGVELARNFLICESQVSRIFTTWVNLLQRELKKLTTLPSREALQPYLPKSFRDFADTRLVLDATEVRIQRPSSLSAQRQTFSAYKHFNTYKVLVGCTPDGYIAFVSRLWGGSVSDTTILESSGLLDELVEGDAVMVDKGFTFPYIPPGVTVYRPPFRQRHEKQMPPAAVHETRCIARARVHVERAIARVKSFRLLDRPFPISMIDIADHVFQVCCFLSNFRNPLIKDEVAV